Part of the Herbiconiux aconitum genome, TCCGCTCGCCGCTGGGGCGTCCTCCAAGCCACGCGATGCCCGTGTCACGACCGACCCCGGCTCGAGGGAACCCGACGGAGCGCGCGCCGAGCTGATCGCCGTCGTCGGTGCGACCGGCACCGGCAAATCCGACCTGTCCCTGGCGATCGCCGAGCGACTGGCGGCATCCGGAGGCGCAGCCGAGATCGTGAACGCCGACGCCATGCAGCTCTATCGCGGCATGGACATCGGCACTGCGAAGCTGAGCCTGGCCGAGCGGCGGGGCATCCCACACCACTTGCTCGACGTGCTGGAGGTCACCGACGAGGCCTCCGTCGCCGCCTATCAGCGCGAGGCGCGGGGGGCCATCGACGACATCGTCGCGCGCGGTCGCACGCCGATCCTCATCGGCGGATCGGGGCTCTACGTCTCCTCGGTGCTCTACGACTTCCGATTCCCGGCCCGCGACGAGAGCGTGCGGGCACGCCTCGAGGCCGAACTCACCGAGCTCGGGGCGCGGGCGATGTACGACCGCCTGAAGGCGATCGATCCCGTCGCGGCGACCTCGATCGGTCAGTTCAACGGTCGGCGCTTGGTGCGGGCGCTCGAAGTGGTGGAGTTGACCGGCAGCCCGGTCACCGGCACCCTGCCCGAGGCGCCGGTGTTCTGGAGGCCGGCCACGATCATCCGCCTCACCGTGGAGCGGGCGCAGCTCGTGCCTCGTTTGGATGCGCGGGTCGAGCGGATGTGGGCGGCCGGCCTGGTGGCCGAGGTCGAAGCCCTGCAGAACAGCGGCCTTCGCGAGGGCACCACCGCCTCGCGCGCGATCGGATACGCGCAGGCGCTCGCTCAGTTCGACGGCGTGATGAGCGAAGCCGAGGCGATCGCCGAAGCGCAGGCGCTCACCCGTCGCTACGCCCGCCGCCAGGTCAGCTGGTTCAAGCGCTACCCCGACGCGATCGACGCGAA contains:
- the miaA gene encoding tRNA (adenosine(37)-N6)-dimethylallyltransferase MiaA, translated to MSAADPPAGGGSSADPLAAGASSADPLAAGASSKPRDARVTTDPGSREPDGARAELIAVVGATGTGKSDLSLAIAERLAASGGAAEIVNADAMQLYRGMDIGTAKLSLAERRGIPHHLLDVLEVTDEASVAAYQREARGAIDDIVARGRTPILIGGSGLYVSSVLYDFRFPARDESVRARLEAELTELGARAMYDRLKAIDPVAATSIGQFNGRRLVRALEVVELTGSPVTGTLPEAPVFWRPATIIRLTVERAQLVPRLDARVERMWAAGLVAEVEALQNSGLREGTTASRAIGYAQALAQFDGVMSEAEAIAEAQALTRRYARRQVSWFKRYPDAIDANALDPISSAAAEEIAVARTSA